In Streptomyces sp. SID8374, one genomic interval encodes:
- a CDS encoding carbohydrate ABC transporter permease, with protein sequence MTTDSAVRESPGRGGGVRTLLRVKRPGRLAAEATALVIAVAVAFPLYWMVLSAFKPAGEIQSTTPRPWTLAPSLDSFRRVFEQQDFGRYFLNSLLVAGTVVIASALIAFLAATAVTRFRFKFRTTLLIMFLVAQMVPVEALTIPLFFLMRDFGQLNTLGSLILPHLAFSLPFAIWMLRGFVRAVPEALEEAAYIDGASRTRFLWQILFPLVFPGLVATSVFSFITTWNDFLFAKSFIISDTSQSTLPMALLVFFKPDENDWGGIMAASTVMTIPVLVFFVLVQRRLVSGLGGAVKD encoded by the coding sequence ATGACGACCGACAGTGCGGTACGCGAGAGCCCTGGACGCGGTGGCGGCGTACGTACGCTGCTGCGCGTCAAGCGGCCCGGCAGGCTGGCCGCCGAGGCCACCGCCCTGGTGATCGCCGTCGCGGTCGCCTTCCCCCTCTACTGGATGGTGCTCTCCGCCTTCAAACCGGCCGGGGAGATCCAGTCGACCACCCCCCGCCCCTGGACCCTCGCCCCCTCCCTCGACTCCTTCCGCCGGGTCTTCGAACAGCAGGACTTCGGCCGCTACTTCCTCAACAGCCTGCTGGTGGCGGGCACCGTCGTCATCGCCTCCGCGCTGATCGCCTTCCTGGCCGCCACCGCCGTGACCCGCTTCCGCTTCAAGTTCCGCACCACGCTGCTCATCATGTTCCTGGTGGCGCAGATGGTGCCGGTGGAGGCGCTGACCATCCCGCTGTTCTTCCTGATGCGGGACTTCGGCCAGCTCAACACGCTCGGCTCGCTGATCCTGCCGCACCTCGCCTTCTCGCTGCCGTTCGCCATCTGGATGCTGCGCGGCTTCGTCAGGGCGGTCCCCGAAGCCCTGGAGGAGGCCGCCTACATCGACGGGGCGAGCCGCACCCGCTTCCTGTGGCAGATCCTCTTCCCGCTGGTCTTCCCGGGCCTCGTGGCGACCAGCGTCTTCTCCTTCATCACCACCTGGAACGACTTCCTGTTCGCGAAGTCGTTCATCATCAGCGACACCTCCCAGTCGACGCTGCCGATGGCGCTGCTGGTCTTCTTCAAGCCGGACGAGAACGACTGGGGCGGGATCATGGCAGCCTCGACGGTGATGACCATTCCCGTCCTCGTCTTCTTCGTACTCGTACAGCGACGCCTCGTCTCCGGACTGGGCGGAGCGGTAAAGGACTGA
- a CDS encoding DUF3039 domain-containing protein — translation MSTLEPDRGAGTGTLVEPTPQVSRGDGDHERYAHYVQKDKIMASALEGTPVVALCGKVWVPGRDPKKYPVCPMCKEIYESMGAGGDKDKGKGGKDKGKK, via the coding sequence ATGAGCACTCTTGAGCCCGATCGCGGGGCAGGTACGGGGACCCTCGTAGAGCCGACGCCGCAGGTGTCGAGGGGCGACGGCGACCACGAGCGCTACGCCCATTACGTCCAGAAGGACAAGATCATGGCGAGCGCCCTGGAGGGCACTCCCGTGGTCGCGCTGTGCGGCAAGGTCTGGGTGCCGGGGCGCGACCCCAAGAAGTACCCGGTCTGTCCCATGTGCAAGGAGATCTACGAGTCCATGGGCGCCGGCGGCGACAAGGACAAGGGCAAGGGCGGCAAGGACAAGGGCAAGAAGTAA
- a CDS encoding extracellular solute-binding protein, with protein sequence MKLSARIAAPVAALVLAGLTATACAPQTSDTSAKGDDKSGTLRVWLFQEVGNKPKEKVVDDAVAAFEKSHQGAKVKVEYIPVDTRAQRIKAAFNDPRSAPDLIEYGNSDTAGYVKDGGLADVTEEFGAWEEAKDTDPIAKQSVTVGDKVYGAPFFVGVRALYYRTDVFKDLGIEPPKSQAELISTAKKIRKAKPDLYGLAVGGAYTYGAMPFIWSHGGEIAGESGGTYKSAINSEKARKGIEAYTSLFGDDNCPAAKCASMGGNATVTAFASGKAAMAIGGDFSHAAVETGSVKGKYAVVPLPGIAPNSIAPAFAGGNNIGVLKSSSHRTLAVDLMKSLTGKKTQAEMFDAMGFLPTYTDVLDNAAKKQPFVAPFVQTLGAGAKFVPASPAWGQIDASLVLPTMFQEIVSGRKDVAQASDDAAKKMDAAFTDAG encoded by the coding sequence ATGAAGCTTTCTGCCCGAATTGCCGCCCCGGTTGCGGCGCTTGTGCTGGCGGGCCTCACCGCCACCGCCTGCGCGCCGCAGACCTCCGACACCAGTGCGAAGGGTGACGACAAGAGCGGGACCCTCCGTGTCTGGCTCTTCCAGGAGGTCGGCAACAAGCCCAAGGAGAAGGTCGTCGACGACGCCGTCGCCGCCTTCGAGAAGAGCCACCAGGGCGCGAAGGTCAAGGTCGAGTACATACCCGTCGACACCCGCGCCCAGCGCATCAAGGCCGCCTTCAACGACCCCAGGAGCGCCCCCGACCTCATCGAGTACGGCAACAGCGACACCGCCGGATACGTCAAGGACGGCGGACTCGCGGACGTCACCGAGGAGTTCGGCGCCTGGGAGGAGGCCAAGGACACCGACCCGATCGCCAAGCAGTCCGTCACCGTCGGCGACAAGGTCTACGGCGCCCCCTTCTTCGTCGGCGTCCGCGCCCTCTACTACCGCACCGACGTCTTCAAGGACCTGGGCATCGAACCCCCCAAGTCCCAGGCCGAGCTGATCTCCACCGCCAAGAAGATCCGCAAGGCCAAGCCCGACCTCTACGGCCTCGCGGTCGGCGGCGCCTACACCTACGGCGCGATGCCCTTCATCTGGTCCCACGGCGGCGAGATCGCGGGCGAGAGCGGCGGTACGTACAAGTCGGCCATCAACAGCGAGAAGGCCCGCAAGGGCATCGAGGCCTACACCTCCCTCTTCGGCGACGACAACTGTCCGGCCGCCAAGTGCGCCTCCATGGGCGGCAACGCCACCGTCACCGCCTTCGCCTCCGGCAAGGCCGCCATGGCCATCGGCGGCGACTTCAGCCACGCGGCCGTCGAGACGGGCTCGGTCAAGGGCAAGTACGCGGTCGTCCCGCTGCCCGGCATCGCCCCGAACTCCATCGCCCCCGCCTTCGCGGGCGGCAACAACATCGGCGTACTCAAGAGCAGTTCGCACCGCACCCTCGCCGTCGACCTGATGAAGTCGCTCACCGGCAAGAAGACCCAGGCCGAGATGTTCGACGCGATGGGCTTCCTGCCCACCTACACCGACGTCCTGGACAACGCCGCCAAGAAGCAGCCCTTCGTCGCCCCGTTCGTCCAGACCCTCGGCGCCGGCGCCAAGTTCGTCCCCGCCTCGCCCGCCTGGGGCCAGATCGACGCCTCGCTGGTCCTGCCGACGATGTTCCAGGAGATCGTCTCCGGCCGTAAGGACGTGGCCCAGGCCTCGGACGACGCGGCGAAGAAGATGGACGCGGCCTTCACCGACGCGGGCTGA
- a CDS encoding sugar ABC transporter permease has translation MTTPTTALKTPAAAAAGAGPGTPAGRPPRRGRSVSPKGHSGWTPWLYLLPALVLLAGLLVYPIYQLGLISFLEYTQAQVSGGEPTTFQGFGNYATLFNDSQFWQVLLATVLFAAACVVSTLFVGCALAVLLTRIRALPRLALMMAALGAWATPAITGSTVWVFLFDPDFGPVNKVLGLGDFSWTYGRYSAFALVLLEVLWCSFPFVMVTVYAGIRAIPTEVLEAASLDGASQWRIWRTIMAPMLKPILIVVTIQSIIWDFKVFTQIYVMTNGGGIAGQNLVLNVYAYQKAFASSQYSLGSAIGVVMLVILLAVTLVYLRLVRRQGEEL, from the coding sequence ATGACCACGCCCACCACCGCACTCAAGACCCCGGCCGCCGCCGCGGCCGGGGCGGGCCCCGGCACCCCCGCCGGCCGCCCGCCCCGGCGCGGCCGCTCCGTGTCCCCCAAGGGGCACTCCGGCTGGACCCCCTGGCTCTATCTGCTGCCCGCCCTCGTCCTGCTCGCCGGGCTGCTGGTCTACCCGATCTACCAGCTCGGCCTGATCTCGTTCCTGGAGTACACCCAGGCCCAGGTCAGCGGCGGCGAACCGACCACCTTCCAGGGGTTCGGCAACTACGCCACCCTCTTCAACGACAGCCAGTTCTGGCAGGTCCTCCTCGCCACCGTCCTCTTCGCCGCCGCCTGCGTCGTCTCCACCCTCTTCGTCGGCTGCGCGCTCGCCGTCCTGCTCACCCGCATCCGCGCCCTGCCCCGGCTCGCGCTGATGATGGCCGCGCTCGGCGCCTGGGCCACCCCCGCGATCACCGGCTCCACGGTCTGGGTCTTCCTCTTCGACCCCGACTTCGGACCGGTCAACAAGGTGCTGGGGCTCGGTGACTTCTCCTGGACGTACGGGCGCTACAGCGCCTTCGCGCTCGTCCTCCTCGAAGTCCTGTGGTGCTCGTTCCCGTTCGTCATGGTCACCGTGTACGCGGGCATCCGGGCCATCCCCACCGAGGTGCTGGAGGCCGCCTCGCTGGACGGCGCCTCCCAGTGGCGGATCTGGCGGACCATCATGGCGCCGATGCTCAAGCCCATCCTGATCGTCGTCACCATCCAGTCGATCATCTGGGACTTCAAGGTCTTCACCCAGATCTACGTCATGACCAACGGCGGCGGCATCGCCGGGCAGAACCTGGTGCTCAACGTGTACGCGTACCAGAAGGCGTTCGCGTCCTCGCAGTACAGCCTCGGCTCTGCGATCGGCGTCGTGATGCTGGTGATCCTGCTGGCCGTCACGCTGGTCTATCTGCGCCTGGTGCGTCGCCAGGGGGAGGAACTGTGA